ATTTACAAAGTGAATTGTGTACtgatataaataacataaaccgTGATCAGAGATTGTCGTTCATACTCAAACGTAGAACTGTGGAAGCCAGtttcacaaagaaaaagaaagagagaatacgttaaaaaaattttgtcaaaaaaaagagaatacgTTAAAAATCTGAGGTATCCTCATGGTCATGggtgtttttgtttaaaaatgcAATGGGTAATGGGTGCGTGGCCTCTCGTTAGGGTTCTTGCCAGAGTGACGTGGCACTATAGCCACTAAAAGGTCTTCGTGATACATTCTGTTAACATACTTTTAAAAGTACACACCTAAACATTTATCCTCACTTATTGTTGTCCTTATACTCACCTCAAAGGGGGTtgattatctaaaaattatgtCCTCTAATTGTTTGTCGTCTCTCTCGAAGACTTAgctttaaaatctcttaattgCATGTGAGATCACACGTGGGGATGGTCATACACCTTCCCCTTTTGTACCCAATATTGTTAAGCCATCGACGATAAAAGCTCGGAGTTCgcatatacacacacatatgtATATTAATCTTATTGGAAGACCAAACACATATATAATTAGTTATAATTCTCTGCaaatcatataaatttatataagctCCACATCATCACACGTGGCTGAATCTAGCAAGTTGAGAGGATAAACACATGCTTCCACATTACCTCCCTCTTTCCCCTTTCGAGTGATTCATAAGAATATAGTATGATATAATATGTATCGTATTGATTATATCACAGTTTTCTCTCCGTGTAATTAGTATATTCGGTGCTCGTTGAAATTAcccaatatattaatttgttaagTACTCTCTCCAGATTTGAATATACGATGTTTAAAGTTGTGcatacatattaaaagaaattaaatactTACATACATCAAATACTTTTTGGTTTTACTTTTAGttagtttaaaaatttatttgaattccAATAAAATTCAACcacttatattttttacattttattttaaaaacaaaatgtattaataaaaagtagaacatcatacatttgtatacaaggaaaaaaaactaaaacatcatatattcaaaTCTGGAGAGAGTATTTCACAAAGACAgattttatagtgtttttatacatattaaaaaaacacattaaatctgtaatttttaattttcaatattttttaaccaataataattcaataaatttttttgaaatttacaattttacatagaaaatacaaaatatctatcattgtgaaacaattttttttctaaaatatttatttttttgaaacgaaaaaatattaattattaagttATATTATTAAACGGTTTCCATTCTGACTATATaaattccaaaatattttatgatgatAGGTAACAGTTACAGACGCTCTTTCAATATATTGATCTTCTTAATTGTATCACGAGAGTGTGTCTAAAATATGCAAGTTATTTCTTATTTGGTTGTTATATAGCTAATTAAgctatacataatacatatttcAGATTTTGCATAAATTAGATTAATTATTAAGGTGTGAATTAAGGGTGTCAATAATATGAACACACCTTAAAGATTATTTGCTTTTGAAATTCTTAATTAGCTCTGAAACAGTCTTTGGCTCTTTTCTAACACAGACTCTCCTAATCATCATCGTTATCTTGGATACCCATCAAAATTTCTTAGAATAATGCAACAATTGTGATTCATCTgaattaatgttgttttaatagTTTGGGAGGTCCAATGACTAGTGCTAAGTGTATCAGACTATCAGTTGCTTTTGACCTTTGACCGAGGAGGCACGTGCGCAGCATCTTTATAACGTTTCATGTCGAAGATTTCGGTGTTGCACGTGCGACCCTGTCCTCCTTTCTATTATCTTAATCTCTCATCTTTTGTCTTAATCTTCTTATAATTAACCTTCTCTTTAATTCTTTTTGTTCCCCCCAAAAATATTACTTTCTAAATGATTTTCACTTTAATTTTGTCgcttttattttatactaaacaTTAGGATGTTTTGGCTGTATTAGGCAAACTTGTAGGGGCAAAGACCAAAATTAGCAGTGaaacaatatattgtattttaaatggTGGAGTCGATTGTTTGATTTGTTcttcttttaaaacaaattagaaGATTTTTGTATCTAACCAGTTAGTGTATGTTATTGAtcaatattataagtttgcatACATACAAACATAGAACAAAATGAAAAGATCTTTCATGTTCCATAATCGTAAAACAAAGTGGTCATTTTCttataagaccatctccaatgtattttgctattttcacctctaaaataggggaactctataatagaggtgaGATATGCTCTAATGTATTCCtctaaaatagcaatctctaaaatatagagtaaaaatagaggaatgctatttctttctctataaatagaaaaaaaatagagatctaTATTATAGAGAAAGAAATAGAGGTGGATTAGAGCAATTTCActtctaaatgctattatagaggtgaaaatagcaatggattggagatgctctaacgaGAGGATTTAGAACAAGCTATATATTGGTGTTaaagaaaaagagaacaaaCTCTATTTTCTCATTTTGTTTTCTGACAGTAACTCcgtaaaaaaaagagaacaaactatattgttgttaaaaaaaaaagagaacaagCTCTATAGTTAGTTATCTTTTACATTAtggaaaaataaacaatatattttctgACAGTAACTCCGTGTTTGAAGGGTAATTTACCCACTTGGGGGTAATGATGCTTGCACTTTGCACACCTCTTAAAATTTCTTATTATGTGTACCATAGAATGGCGAGTAAATGTTGGTACAATCGCTAGTTAAAGTATTAATATACTAATAGATAGATGTTAAAGAACAATGAATAGTTTAACAGATTAGTTAATAGTGAGAAAAcctgataaatttatttgattagttaCTTTCTTTTACAGCAAAGATCACGACGAGAATGTATGAATCGTTCCATTAGTCAAATAAAGCAGCCGTGAAAGCTTAGACTAACGCGATTTTGCTAGCTGTAGATTGATGATCAAAGAGTGTTCATATTTCTTGTAATAGTGAGAAAAGTCATTTACACGTTTATTACACATCATAAAAGTAGAACTATAAAGTTAAATCCAGAAGCTTAAGCAACATTGTTGTAACTTATAACTAGAAAAgactatataattttattaacaacAATTCATGCTAGAACttaccattttttttattaacaacaATGCATGATagtatttaacattttaccccAAAAAAACAACAATGCATAATAGAAAGTTATAAAgtatttaacaaaacaaaaaaaatatatatatatataaaataggaTTTATCAGTCATATTCGTCCTTGCATTCCATGTCCTAGGTACACAGACTCGGCTGGACCTTTGTTAGATCATATCTCATGAACCTGTTCACTTCTGATCCATGATCAATTCTAATCTCCAATCGATAGAGTCTATGGTGTTTTATCGGATGTCGATTCGATCGTATCTTCTGCAtatctctctgtttcttttttcttcgttTCCCGTAAATTTAATTGATTGGTAGACTCTTTGGCCAAAACATGTTTATGTATGAACTTTTTAGGAATGGGCCTTATTCTATAATTAGTGAATTTtcagttgttaaaaaaaaaaaaggctgtGGCAGGTAGTCAACACATGTATAAGTACATGCTTGGTCAGCGTAAGAGATCTCTCTACAAATCCGAAATGGAATAAAATAAGCTTATAGAGAGGAGACGAAAGCTTTGTATCGTACTTACTCTCATTCACATAGCAATAAGTCTTTACTTTCACAAACAGGGAACTGCTTTCTCAAGAGTTTAAATGAAGGTGAAGTCTAGTTGAAGAATCAAATAACATGATTTTTACAATGAACACTACCACTTAAAAGCAGACAAAACATAAGACGGGAACGCATTGTGTTTAGCAACAAGGGTCTTAACCGAGTCTAGACTCGCAGTTTCATCAAAAGAAGTCAAACCAAGCTCACTACCATGAATCCCTCCAGTGATAAACACTGATTCAATCCCCGCAACATTAGCTCCCTTTACATCATGGTGAAGCGAGTCTCCCACTGCAATAGCCTCCCCTGGATTATCAACTCCTGCAATGGCCATAGCAGACTCATAGATCATCTTGTGAGGCTTCCCCATCCATTTCACTTCTCCTCCAAGTTCTTCATACTTGGCAGCCAGTGTACCCGGCATGATGTGGAAAACGTTTGCTTCCACGGTCACGTAATCCGGATTAGCAACGATCATTGGGAGTCCTTTAGCTGCGGATTTCTCCAAGATCTTCTCAAGCTCCTCGAGAGGCATGGGGGATACACCTCCTGAAGAAAGTCCTATGGCTTCAGTGCCGTGCGCTAGAACAAAGTCAGCGTCTTCCACATTCTCCACAACATTTAGATCCAAACCCTGAAACAGAAGCTACATCAATACAATCAACCAGCAAAAAAAGAAAGCGAGGTGATAAAGTAACCTCTAAAGAGATTGCTCCTCGATCTTTCCAAGTAATGTGAATACAAGACCTTCCTAGTGCAGCAAACCAAGGATCATCTCTCCTGTTAACAGACATTTAtcaatatgttaaaaaaaaacaattagtatAGATATAGGCAcccaaatttattaaaaaataaaatttattgaaatttttaccAAATCGCCTACGGCTTCTAAAATCCCAGAGCCTATTATATAGCGAAAAAGAAGACTAAGAAGGTGTTGGTGATATAACCTTTGTAAAGATTGATGGGTTAGTTCACCACTGGTTATAGCTCCAGTGAAGAAAGAAGGATCAAAGCCAAGGCCTTGGAGCTTTTCCATTGTGGTTGAAGCACGTCTAGAGGAGTTGCTTATGATCACTATCTTGGCACCCACTGTTGCTAGATTCTTTACTGCAATCCccccaataaaaacaaaatttaattcagTCATTATGCAGAGAAGTACACATAGACTTAacaaatctgaaagaaaattaTCAAGAAATTGAAAAATCTCAAAGTATATTGCACAAATGTTACATCTTAATGGAATCATACTACTCAATTAGCTACATGGCAAAGGTAAGTAAGAGATGATAACGTACAAGTTGAGATTGCGCCGGGGTAAGGTTGTTTGCCATCATGAAGGACTCCATATTGATCTAAGAGCCATGCCTGTGACACACTTTAGtatcaaaaacatatttataaatattcacTAGTTGTTTGATATAAAACACAGTGCAAATGTTAAGTTACAAGCTTCCATATGATGAAGCTAAGTGCCTCACCAAACGTTATTCTTGCTCAAATGGAAAAAATACAATCAAAACTAATAATCTCTGCTGATGTATAGGCAAAAAGGTGCAATTTTTGTTACAAGATAACAGAAAGTTGTATGAATGCTTTTACAGATTACACGAAGCATACTATGCAATTAAAGGAACCCATTTTGCTAACAAGTTGAAGCCAATCGGATCAttagattaacatatatatatcgttaATGAGCTCGCTAATCTCAAGAGCAGAAAGTCAACGAAGAcgttacaaaaaaaacagagacagaTGAGGTATAACCTTAAAGTTTCGTGTCTCGACGATGTCTTTGAGTCCATTCATTGGCTGGGAGAGATGCGGAGAAGAGAGCATTTTTTTCTCTTACTTCAAATCCCAGAAGCTAGTCCACAAGAACAAGAACACCTTTAGAACCAGAACCAATCGAACCACCAAAAGTGTTCGTCGTCTTTACCATTGTTTACTTACCCTCAGTCCACTTcaattttgattcttttttctttcaaaaagtcGCTTTGGCCGAGTGGTTAAGGCGTGTGCCTGCTAAGTACATGGGGTTTCCCCGCGAGAGTTCGAATCTCTCAGGCgacgtaatttttatttattttgattaataattTCTCCATTTTGATAAACTCAAACGTCTATCATATTCTGGTATTGATATTATTCAAACTATGGTACTCAAACCTTACTCAGTGGATGCGAGCCCAGTAGTATTAAGCTTGAAAAGGCCCACTAAAGGCCCAAATAATCCAAACTAGTGACAGCAAGCTGACTCACTAATAAACCATCGTTATCATCCATTCACTCGCTCTTATCACATTACCAAACCCTCCACGCTCCTACACACTCCACGCTCCTCACTTTACCAAAGCTCCTAAACAAAACGACGCCGTATACTCCAAACTAAACCCACGCGCGCGTCTGAAACATACATTTTCTATATCCCACTTGACTCTTTTCTCCTTTATTCctcctcttctccttctctcctCATTTcctcaccaaaaaaaaaaaaaaaactcaatctctctctctctcacacacttTCTCTCTCCAATGGCGGCAACACTAGGCAGAGACCAGTACGTCTACATGGCCAAACTCGCCGAGCAAGCCGAGCGCTACGAGGAGATGGTCAACTTCATGGAGAAGCTCGTCACAGGCGCCACACCATCCTCCGAACTCACCGTTGAAGAACGTAACCTCCTCTCCGTGGCTTACAAGAACGTGATCGGATCCCTGCGCGCCGCGTGGCGCATCGTGTCCTCGATCGAGCAGAAGGAAGAGAGCCGGAAGAACGAGGAGCACGTGGCGCTCGTGAAAGACTACAGATCTAAAGTGGAGACGGAGCTCTCCTCCGTCTGCGAAGGGATACTAAAGCTTCTCGAGGAGAATCTGATTCCCTCTGCGGCGGCGAGCGAGTCGAAGGTGTTTTATCTGAAGATGAAGG
This genomic interval from Brassica napus cultivar Da-Ae chromosome A2 unlocalized genomic scaffold, Da-Ae chrA02_Random_1, whole genome shotgun sequence contains the following:
- the LOC106383194 gene encoding uncharacterized protein LOC106383194 isoform X2, with the translated sequence MDSKTSSRHETLSVSQAWLLDQYGVLHDGKQPYPGAISTLKNLATVGAKIVIISNSSRRASTTMEKLQGLGFDPSFFTGAITSGELTHQSLQRRDDPWFAALGRSCIHITWKDRGAISLEGLDLNVVENVEDADFVLAHGTEAIGLSSGGVSPMPLEELEKILEKSAAKGLPMIVANPDYVTVEANVFHIMPGTLAAKYEELGGEVKWMGKPHKMIYESAMAIAGVDNPGEAIAVGDSLHHDVKGANVAGIESVFITGGIHGSELGLTSFDETASLDSVKTLVAKHNAFPSYVLSAFKW
- the LOC125593927 gene encoding 14-3-3-like protein GF14 lambda, which codes for MAATLGRDQYVYMAKLAEQAERYEEMVNFMEKLVTGATPSSELTVEERNLLSVAYKNVIGSLRAAWRIVSSIEQKEESRKNEEHVALVKDYRSKVETELSSVCEGILKLLEENLIPSAAASESKVFYLKMKGDYHRYMAEFKAGEERKAAAEDTMVAYKAAQDIAAADMAPTHPIRLGLALNFSVFYYEILNSSDKACDMAKQAFEEAIAELDTLGEESYKDSTLIMQLLRDNLTLWTSDMQEQMDEA
- the LOC106383194 gene encoding uncharacterized protein LOC106383194 isoform X1, with the protein product MLSSPHLSQPMNGLKDIVETRNFKAWLLDQYGVLHDGKQPYPGAISTLKNLATVGAKIVIISNSSRRASTTMEKLQGLGFDPSFFTGAITSGELTHQSLQRRDDPWFAALGRSCIHITWKDRGAISLEGLDLNVVENVEDADFVLAHGTEAIGLSSGGVSPMPLEELEKILEKSAAKGLPMIVANPDYVTVEANVFHIMPGTLAAKYEELGGEVKWMGKPHKMIYESAMAIAGVDNPGEAIAVGDSLHHDVKGANVAGIESVFITGGIHGSELGLTSFDETASLDSVKTLVAKHNAFPSYVLSAFKW